One Methylobacterium sp. AMS5 genomic region harbors:
- a CDS encoding acyl-homoserine-lactone synthase produces the protein MIHVVTAENMQDYAGALDQAFRLRHRVFVEELGWSNLARPDRREIDEFDDEHAIHLLALDETDSVIGYSRLLPTTRPYLLPMVLPQLCEGAAPSGAHIVEWGRICVAECARTSGRRLNPTALALMTAIVEWGLPRGITSFISEMPTSWILRLLQLHLRAMPLGLPHEIEGEEIVAVEAAFDGRSLRQLQIKRGDIRSVLAPPRASLARLAS, from the coding sequence GTCGTGACCGCTGAAAACATGCAGGACTATGCTGGTGCGCTCGATCAGGCCTTCCGACTGAGACACCGTGTCTTCGTCGAAGAACTGGGCTGGTCCAACCTCGCCCGCCCGGACCGGCGCGAGATCGACGAGTTCGACGACGAGCACGCCATCCACCTCCTCGCCCTCGACGAAACCGATTCCGTCATCGGTTACTCGCGCCTGTTGCCGACGACCCGGCCCTACCTGCTGCCGATGGTGTTGCCGCAGCTTTGCGAAGGGGCGGCACCGTCGGGCGCGCATATCGTTGAATGGGGCCGCATCTGCGTCGCGGAATGCGCGCGGACCTCGGGCCGGCGGCTCAACCCGACGGCCCTGGCCCTGATGACGGCCATCGTCGAATGGGGACTGCCGCGGGGGATCACCAGCTTCATCTCCGAAATGCCGACGAGCTGGATCCTGCGCCTCCTGCAACTGCACCTGCGCGCGATGCCCCTCGGCCTCCCTCACGAGATCGAGGGTGAGGAGATCGTCGCGGTCGAAGCGGCCTTCGACGGCCGCTCGCTGCGCCAGCTCCAGATCAAGCGCGGCGACATCCGCTCGGTGCTGGCCCCGCCGCGGGCCAGCCTCGCCCGGCTCGCCTCCTGA
- a CDS encoding rhodanese-like domain-containing protein: MKVVDLDRETVKQGLADGSLLLIDVREDHEFARGRIPGSISHPLSSFDPEALKGLIVADGRRPVFSCASGVRSVHAIAAAQQSGLDVSEHYAGAFKDWYAAGEPVES, from the coding sequence ATGAAGGTGGTCGACCTCGACCGCGAGACGGTCAAGCAGGGCTTGGCGGACGGCTCGCTGCTGCTCATCGATGTGCGCGAAGATCATGAATTCGCCCGCGGGCGCATTCCCGGTTCGATCTCGCATCCGCTCTCGAGCTTCGATCCCGAAGCGCTGAAGGGGCTGATCGTGGCGGACGGGCGTCGGCCGGTCTTCTCCTGCGCCTCGGGCGTGCGCTCGGTCCATGCGATCGCTGCCGCGCAGCAATCCGGCCTCGATGTGAGCGAACATTACGCGGGCGCCTTCAAGGATTGGTACGCCGCGGGAGAGCCGGTTGAATCGTAG
- a CDS encoding glycosyltransferase family 1 protein has protein sequence MQPGMQACLAIDLTRLITRLRHASPTGIDRVDLAYARHILSRGAEGTRFGLVSTAFGPRVLDRETARGIVEAVAAGWVEDVAAEADPVFQALAASLADDARPLPTAAKRRAEGGLDRRRLQAETGLRVLRSGGIERLPEGTIYLHTSHLRLDRPERFDWLYTRRDVRPVFFVHDLIPISHPEYGRPGEAERHAIRMETVARHAAHVLVNSGDVGARFTDYARQRGLGPKPVTVVPLGVEPVFSSGAGEACLPELARPTFLVCGTIEPRKNHLLLLNLWRDLAGRDGAETGAAIPRLVLIGRRGWEIENVADMLDRCEAIRPHVSEVVGLSTHGLARLMRGATALLMPSFIEGYGLPVVEAAASGLPVVASDIPVHREIGGGFAHLLDPLDGPGWTAAVRALSEAGSRLRTELAGRLATYEPPSWAAHFERVDAAIADLPAAVAPHGREDLRNPSSI, from the coding sequence ATGCAGCCGGGCATGCAAGCCTGCCTCGCCATCGACCTGACCCGCCTCATCACCCGGCTCCGTCATGCCAGCCCCACCGGCATCGACCGGGTCGATCTCGCCTATGCCCGGCACATCCTGTCCCGAGGCGCGGAGGGCACGCGCTTCGGGCTTGTCTCGACGGCGTTCGGCCCGCGCGTCCTCGACCGCGAGACTGCGCGCGGCATCGTCGAGGCGGTCGCCGCGGGCTGGGTCGAGGACGTCGCCGCCGAGGCCGATCCGGTGTTTCAGGCGCTCGCGGCCTCGCTTGCCGACGACGCCCGCCCGTTGCCGACGGCCGCGAAGCGCCGGGCGGAGGGAGGGCTCGATCGACGTCGCCTTCAGGCCGAAACCGGTTTGCGGGTGCTGCGCTCGGGCGGCATCGAGCGCCTTCCCGAGGGAACGATCTATCTGCACACCTCGCACCTGCGGCTCGACCGGCCCGAACGCTTCGATTGGCTCTACACGCGGCGCGACGTGCGGCCGGTTTTCTTCGTCCACGACCTGATCCCGATCTCGCACCCCGAATACGGCCGGCCGGGCGAGGCCGAGCGCCATGCGATCCGGATGGAGACCGTGGCACGCCACGCCGCGCACGTTCTCGTCAATTCGGGCGATGTCGGCGCCCGCTTCACGGATTACGCGCGGCAGCGGGGCCTGGGCCCGAAGCCGGTCACCGTCGTCCCCCTCGGCGTCGAGCCCGTCTTCTCGAGCGGTGCGGGCGAGGCGTGCCTGCCGGAGCTCGCGCGGCCGACCTTCCTCGTTTGCGGCACCATCGAGCCGCGCAAGAACCACCTGCTGCTGCTCAACCTCTGGCGCGATCTCGCCGGGCGCGACGGCGCCGAGACCGGTGCGGCGATCCCGCGGCTCGTCCTGATCGGCCGGCGCGGCTGGGAGATCGAGAACGTCGCCGACATGCTCGACCGCTGCGAGGCCATCCGCCCCCATGTGAGCGAGGTGGTCGGCCTGTCCACCCACGGCCTCGCGCGGTTGATGCGCGGCGCCACCGCCCTGCTGATGCCCTCCTTCATCGAAGGCTACGGCCTGCCGGTGGTTGAGGCCGCCGCCAGCGGCCTGCCGGTCGTCGCCTCCGACATCCCCGTCCACCGGGAGATCGGCGGCGGTTTCGCCCATCTCCTCGACCCGCTCGACGGCCCGGGCTGGACGGCGGCCGTGCGGGCCTTGAGCGAAGCCGGCTCCCGGTTGCGGACGGAGCTGGCGGGACGGCTCGCAACCTACGAACCGCCGAGCTGGGCCGCGCATTTCGAGCGGGTCGATGCCGCAATCGCCGACCTGCCCGCCGCTGTTGCGCCGCACGGGCGAGAGGACTTAAGAAATCCCAGCTCGATCTGA
- a CDS encoding efflux RND transporter periplasmic adaptor subunit: MMRSLRPFLLAAPLIASALLAAGPAGAQMPGAPPPGVTVAKPVVREIVEQDQYTGRFDPIEFVEVRARVTGYLDKIMFQDGANVKKGETLFIIDRRPYKAALEQAQAALTSAKARLSFTQTDLERAQVLSRGGNISEQVTDQRRQASQTAQADVDSAEAALRNAQLNYDFTEVKSPINGRISQRLVTEGNIVSTDQTILARIVSLDPVYFGFTVDERSFLKYQGSLGIGMGQMQRGKGAPVLIALSGEAKPTRKGTLDFVDNRVDNQTGTMLLRATVENSDNFIKPGLFGIVSMPATKPYQGVLLPDEAVSANQDKRIVYVLGEGDKVAAKTVKLGPIVDGYRVIREGVKGDELVVINGVAKVRPGAQVKAEKTELPPTKN; the protein is encoded by the coding sequence ATGATGCGTAGCCTTAGGCCTTTTCTCCTCGCCGCACCGCTGATCGCCTCCGCGCTGCTGGCTGCCGGGCCGGCCGGCGCGCAGATGCCGGGCGCGCCCCCGCCCGGCGTGACCGTGGCGAAGCCGGTGGTGCGGGAGATCGTCGAGCAGGACCAGTATACCGGCCGGTTCGACCCGATCGAATTCGTCGAGGTCCGCGCCCGCGTGACCGGCTACCTCGACAAGATCATGTTCCAGGACGGTGCGAACGTGAAGAAGGGCGAGACGCTCTTCATCATCGACCGCCGCCCCTACAAGGCGGCTCTGGAACAGGCCCAGGCCGCGCTCACCTCGGCCAAGGCGCGGCTCTCCTTCACCCAGACGGATCTGGAGCGCGCCCAGGTGCTGTCGCGCGGCGGCAACATCTCCGAGCAGGTCACCGACCAGCGCCGCCAGGCCTCGCAGACCGCCCAGGCCGACGTGGACAGTGCCGAAGCGGCGCTTCGCAACGCGCAGCTCAACTACGACTTCACGGAAGTGAAATCGCCGATCAACGGGCGGATCAGCCAGCGTCTCGTCACCGAGGGCAACATCGTCAGCACCGACCAGACGATCCTGGCCCGGATCGTCTCGCTCGATCCGGTCTATTTCGGCTTCACCGTCGATGAGCGCTCGTTCCTGAAGTACCAGGGCTCGCTCGGCATCGGCATGGGCCAGATGCAGCGCGGCAAGGGCGCCCCGGTTCTGATCGCCCTGTCCGGCGAGGCGAAGCCGACCCGCAAGGGCACGCTCGACTTCGTCGACAACCGCGTCGACAACCAGACCGGCACGATGCTGCTGCGCGCCACCGTCGAGAACTCGGACAACTTCATCAAGCCGGGCCTGTTCGGCATCGTCTCGATGCCGGCGACCAAGCCCTACCAGGGCGTCCTGCTGCCCGACGAGGCGGTCTCGGCCAACCAGGACAAGCGCATCGTCTACGTGCTCGGCGAGGGCGACAAGGTGGCGGCCAAGACGGTGAAGCTCGGGCCGATCGTCGACGGCTACCGCGTGATCCGCGAGGGCGTGAAGGGTGACGAACTCGTGGTGATCAACGGCGTCGCCAAGGTGCGCCCGGGCGCCCAGGTGAAGGCCGAGAAGACCGAGCTGCCGCCGACCAAGAACTGA
- a CDS encoding multidrug efflux RND transporter permease subunit, translated as MRFAHFFVDRPIFASVTSIVFLLVGYVAYLSLPVAQYPEIVPPTVTVRASFPGANAETVAATIATPLEQEINGVDNMLYMTSLSTNDGAMQLTVTFKVGTNLDIANVLVQNRISVAQPRLPPDVRNLGVTVRKASPDLMLVVHLLSPNRTYDQNYLANYIYLNIRDEMLRLNGVGDITVFGGNEYAERVWIDPQKMAAYGLTTTDIISALQEQNVQVAAGQLNGPPAAPGAAFQLVVQSQGRFQSPEEFADVIVKASEGRLVRVRDIARVEMGQKDYTTNSFLNDTPAIGIGAFQRPGTNALEAAESVKATMEELKKRFPPDVEYRIAYNPTEFIEESIHEVYKTLFEAVLLVVIVVLVFLQSWRTALIPVIAIPVSLVGTFAVMAALGFSLNNLTLFGLVLAIGIVVDDAIVVVENVERNMADGLSPGEAAHKTMDEVGGAVIAIALVLSAVFIPTAFIPGISGQFYKQFALTIAASTIISAFNSLTLSPALCKILLKPHHEHKPPKFFLTRFVNWLASLFNRAFDWLSNAYGHTIRFLTGTAIGLIAMLILYAGVIAGTLHLARTTPTGFIPDQDQGYLIGVVQLPSGASLDRTTEVVNKAAAIARKIDGITNTVIIAGFDGATFTNTTNAAVMFLTLKGAKERAAQGRSAAVITGDVMKATAGIQEARVIVIPPPPVRGLGQGGGFKMQIESRQSSETGPLLAAAGEVMGQANQSKDVTRVFTTFGNDTPQLYLDIDRTIARMLNVPLPNVFATVQAALGGAYVNDFNTLGRIYQVRVQGDAPFRMSQRDIEQLKVRSSTGALVPMGTLATIREITGPQIVQRFNLFYSVPLQGVAQAGVSTGQALDTMEEIAKRALPEGYSYDWTEIAYQQKAAGNTAIYVFALGVLLVFLVLAAQYESWALPLAILLVVPTGVLAALFGVQLRGQDNNILTQIGLIVLIGLAAKNAILIVEFAHDIENSERKGPVDAAVQACRLRLRPILMTAFAFILGVLPLVIATGPGAEMRQALGTAVFFGMIGATFFGLFLTPVFYVVIRKAVIWVGKKRGKDPHGDDGHREPHGAPAHG; from the coding sequence ATGCGTTTCGCCCACTTCTTCGTCGACAGGCCGATCTTCGCCTCCGTGACGTCGATCGTCTTCCTGCTCGTCGGCTACGTCGCCTACCTGTCGCTGCCGGTGGCGCAGTATCCCGAGATCGTCCCGCCGACGGTGACGGTGCGCGCCTCCTTCCCCGGCGCCAACGCCGAGACGGTCGCGGCCACGATCGCCACGCCGCTCGAGCAGGAGATCAACGGCGTCGACAACATGCTCTACATGACGTCGTTGTCGACCAACGACGGCGCCATGCAGCTGACCGTGACCTTCAAGGTCGGCACCAACCTCGATATCGCCAACGTTCTGGTCCAGAACCGCATCTCGGTGGCGCAGCCGCGCCTGCCGCCGGACGTGCGCAACCTCGGCGTCACCGTCCGCAAGGCCTCGCCCGACCTGATGCTGGTCGTGCACCTGCTCTCGCCGAACCGCACCTACGACCAGAACTATCTGGCCAACTACATCTACCTCAACATCCGCGACGAGATGCTGCGCCTCAACGGCGTCGGCGACATCACGGTCTTCGGCGGCAACGAGTACGCCGAGCGGGTCTGGATCGACCCGCAGAAGATGGCCGCCTACGGCCTGACCACCACCGACATCATCTCCGCGCTGCAGGAGCAGAACGTCCAGGTCGCCGCCGGCCAGCTCAACGGGCCGCCCGCCGCGCCGGGTGCCGCCTTCCAGCTCGTGGTGCAGTCGCAGGGGCGCTTCCAGTCGCCCGAGGAGTTCGCCGACGTCATCGTCAAGGCGAGCGAGGGGCGCCTCGTGCGCGTGCGCGACATCGCTCGCGTCGAGATGGGCCAGAAGGACTACACGACGAACTCCTTCCTCAACGACACCCCCGCGATCGGCATCGGCGCCTTCCAGCGGCCGGGCACCAACGCGCTCGAGGCCGCGGAATCGGTCAAGGCGACGATGGAGGAGTTGAAGAAGCGCTTCCCGCCGGACGTCGAGTACCGCATCGCCTACAACCCGACGGAGTTCATCGAGGAATCGATCCACGAGGTCTACAAGACCCTGTTCGAGGCGGTCCTCCTCGTCGTCATCGTGGTGCTGGTGTTCCTCCAGAGCTGGCGCACGGCGCTGATCCCGGTGATCGCGATCCCCGTGTCGCTGGTCGGCACCTTCGCGGTCATGGCCGCGCTCGGCTTCTCGCTCAACAACCTGACCCTGTTCGGGCTGGTGCTCGCCATCGGCATCGTGGTCGACGACGCCATCGTCGTGGTGGAGAACGTCGAGCGTAACATGGCCGACGGGCTCTCTCCCGGCGAGGCCGCCCACAAGACCATGGACGAGGTGGGCGGCGCGGTCATCGCCATCGCCCTGGTGCTCTCGGCGGTGTTCATCCCGACCGCCTTCATCCCCGGCATCTCGGGCCAGTTTTACAAGCAGTTCGCGCTCACCATCGCGGCCTCGACCATCATCTCGGCCTTCAACTCGCTGACGCTGTCGCCGGCGCTCTGCAAGATCCTCTTGAAGCCGCACCACGAGCACAAGCCGCCGAAGTTCTTCCTCACGCGCTTCGTCAACTGGCTGGCGAGCCTGTTCAACCGCGCCTTCGACTGGCTCTCGAACGCCTACGGCCACACCATCCGCTTCCTGACCGGGACGGCGATCGGCCTGATCGCGATGCTGATCCTCTACGCGGGCGTGATCGCCGGCACGCTGCACCTCGCCCGGACGACGCCCACGGGCTTCATCCCGGACCAGGACCAGGGCTACCTCATCGGTGTCGTGCAGCTGCCGTCGGGCGCCTCGCTCGACCGGACCACGGAGGTCGTGAACAAGGCCGCCGCCATCGCCCGCAAGATCGACGGCATCACCAACACCGTCATCATCGCGGGCTTCGACGGCGCCACCTTCACCAACACCACCAACGCGGCGGTGATGTTCCTCACCCTCAAGGGCGCCAAGGAGCGGGCCGCGCAGGGCCGCAGCGCGGCGGTGATCACCGGCGACGTGATGAAGGCGACCGCGGGCATCCAGGAGGCGCGGGTCATCGTCATCCCGCCCCCGCCGGTGCGCGGCCTCGGCCAGGGCGGCGGCTTCAAGATGCAGATCGAGAGCCGCCAATCCTCGGAGACCGGCCCGCTGCTCGCGGCGGCCGGCGAGGTGATGGGACAGGCCAACCAGAGCAAGGACGTGACGCGGGTCTTCACGACCTTCGGCAACGACACGCCGCAGCTCTACCTCGACATCGACCGCACCATCGCGCGCATGCTCAACGTGCCGCTGCCCAACGTCTTCGCGACGGTCCAGGCGGCGCTCGGCGGCGCCTACGTCAACGACTTCAACACGCTGGGCCGCATCTATCAGGTGCGTGTGCAGGGCGACGCGCCCTTCCGCATGTCGCAGCGCGACATCGAACAGCTGAAGGTCCGTTCCTCCACCGGCGCCCTGGTGCCGATGGGCACGCTCGCCACGATCCGGGAGATCACCGGCCCGCAGATCGTGCAGCGGTTCAACCTGTTCTACTCGGTGCCGCTGCAGGGCGTGGCCCAGGCCGGCGTCTCGACCGGCCAGGCGCTCGACACCATGGAGGAGATCGCCAAGCGGGCCCTGCCCGAGGGGTACTCCTACGACTGGACCGAGATCGCCTACCAGCAGAAGGCGGCGGGCAACACCGCGATCTACGTCTTCGCGCTCGGCGTGCTGCTGGTCTTCCTCGTGCTCGCCGCGCAGTACGAATCCTGGGCGCTGCCGCTGGCGATCCTGCTGGTGGTGCCGACAGGCGTGCTCGCCGCCTTGTTCGGGGTGCAGTTGCGAGGGCAGGACAACAACATCCTGACCCAGATCGGACTGATCGTGCTCATCGGTCTGGCCGCCAAGAACGCGATCCTGATCGTGGAGTTCGCCCACGACATCGAGAACAGCGAGCGCAAGGGCCCGGTGGACGCCGCGGTCCAGGCCTGCCGCCTGCGCCTGCGCCCGATCCTGATGACGGCCTTTGCCTTCATCCTCGGCGTGCTGCCGCTGGTGATCGCCACGGGGCCCGGCGCCGAGATGCGCCAAGCCCTCGGGACGGCGGTGTTCTTCGGGATGATCGGCGCGACCTTCTTCGGCCTGTTCCTGACGCCGGTCTTCTACGTGGTGATCCGCAAGGCGGTGATCTGGGTCGGCAAGAAACGCGGCAAGGATCCGCATGGCGACGACGGGCATCGCGAGCCGCACGGCGCCCCGGCCCACGGCTGA